Within Crassostrea angulata isolate pt1a10 chromosome 2, ASM2561291v2, whole genome shotgun sequence, the genomic segment taataaaaggtaaatataatggttaatttgttgcACACCAGTCCTCCTTAATTTGTCGTTTTGATGAATTATAATTAGGCTTTGTACGATCTGTCTATGCTTTGCTTCCAAGTGCGCTGTTACGATACGTTTCTACAATACAAAATCATAATTAACTGAGGACTTCAAAGAgtagttatttaaaaaattcaactgCTTTTTCGCATTCACATGTAATGCTTTCATGATATTCAAATATCAGGTTTTACTCAACTTTGACGAGGGCAAGTGTGATACATGTTcgtaatgaaatatatatttttttccttagtTTCCTGAGCTGTGATATAGGAAGTGCCGCACACAAGTCACTAGAAATCAGGGAGCTGATGTTTAATACCTTAACATGTAGCTTACTTGTTGAACTTCTTATAACAAATATGATGTTGCATTACTAAGTTCTATATATAATGaagttattttctttataaagagATACAAATAGATATGTAATGAGAAAATATTTTCAGATTATTCGATTATAGGTTATTAATTGTCCTTCAAGAGGCTTTCTTTTACACAAGCAAATgtgtattgattaaaattattgaaaatgtatcTCTCCCATTTTTTTGATAACATAatttacttatcaaatattcattGTAATAATCCAATGGATATTGATTACCCATTaggaaataaattcaaaatgtgaATTACAAGATCCAGTAAAAAAGACAAGCAAATACGGTTCACATTATTGTTCTTGAGTGCACAATTCAATTgttcaaggtaaaaaaaaaggttttcgtgatttttttttctatagaacAATATAATGcctgtaaataaatattaaaatctttaaaaaataataaaaatacgatttatgtaatattcaaggtttaaaatatttgacttaTGTAACAATGAGTACATGTGAGATTGATAAAAGACgtgaaaaattatctttaattgtTGACCTGTGCATTAAGTATGATcaattatgatataaatattcTAGCTTTCGGTCTTTTCATTTAAAGAAACACCACTTACACATGCCTGACTGATAGAAagctaaattgcacaaaaagcaaatacatatttaaaaaaaaaaattactttcaaattaagaaaatatattgtaCCTCGattttacaatgtatttttgCCTTAAGTAAATAAAGAGCATGTAATATACTTTTGGTTAAAGAAAGTACTGAAAATAACCATAACACAGAATTATGCCGATATTTCgtgtatttaaagaaaaatgaaaataaatactttaCACAGTATTTCGTACCTTATAATAAATCACACCGTTACAatgacagagagagagagagagagagagagagagagagaataaaatGTCATATGAACTGCAGAATATTATATGAGGCAATTAATTGTTCCTCAAGATTTAATGTTTAACCTTAGCAAAGGTAAATTGATTACAATTGATAAGCGCGACGAAATTCCATCTTTTCTAAATTTCTTGATTACcgattaattattcattttaacatttaagtGCTTATTGAATGACATTATTCaataaatcaaaactttaaaatacaaactctatataaaatacaaactcAAACGGTATTAGAATTTATTAATCTGAAGTGCGCATTCGCACTGTTCAAGGTAGAAATAAACTGTATCTTTCTACAGTACAATGTTGCTTTTCCTAATCTTCCGATGTCCGTGGTTTTTAATTGGCGTCCTTGTGCCGTGTTTTGGCAACTTACAACCGGGCTTCTCTAGACTTCAGCGAGGACACAGACTGGACAGGAAACTGATTCAATCCTTCCCAGAACTCAGTTTCCTGGACTGTGTGATAGAATGTCTGGTTAAACCACGGTGTAAATCTGTCAACTATTTCAAAGGGGCTAATTTCTGTGAAATCAATTACGAAAATAAGACGACAGCAGAGACTAGGTACATGGAGAGTGCTGGATGGGTGTACAGTGAAAAGGAGCATTGGCCTAAGGTAAATGTCTTAGAATCTATATTAACTAATATCTATACTCTATcccaaacaaaatatatatacagcaCAATTTTAAATGGCTATTTCCTATTTATATTGTCTGCGACAATACTGAggaatcatttttatgtaatttgaattttaagacAATTATTGTGATATGTACTTTttcttgataaaataaatatagtgAGCATagtgatttaatttaaaaatcaggaatgtacttttaatttttcaataggctgggtctgatcggtactgcaGGTAACGTTAAGTTAGAATTATTAATTGACGAGTTACCTTTTTAATGATTACAAAGTGGAGGATAACTgtttatatttctgttttatcaaatggaataaaagtgaaaaatacGGCGAGTGTTAGGCTAGTTCCCGAGTTATCGCCGATAAAAAAGTGCCCAATTCGGCGCAAATATTGTGATTTTATCGTATTGGGCTTCGACTGCTCTGTTTTAGCAATAACCTGTCttaaaaaaaccattttctAAACCACTGACTTAATtagaatatattaaaattttgctGTGTTCCGCGTAATAATAGCAGCATGCGTTGTTAAAACAAACGCGTCGCTCTATGACGTCAACGTACTAACTAATATACCAAGTCAAACTATCAGTACATGTTAACATTATTATACACGTTCAgttagtccatccataactatcatatttcatatttaataaattgcacgtttgatcattaaaattttactgTGATTTTACGgggtttatttaataataaagattcacCTTTAACATTTAGGAGCTGGCTGGAGCTTGTTCGAACTCAACCTGTGGAATCAACCAGACATGTAAACACAAGAAATATTCCGAGGATAAATTCTTTGAATGTGTTTTGTCAGGTAAAATCATCCGGTACTTTGCTTTAATGCAAATAGATACcattaataatatacatgtgttacatgtagataattGGTTTTTCTTATGCATATTGGACAAAAACTCAAGTATCAAAGAGAgatccttttttaaaataaaaataactcatctaaacaaaacttttaaaaacccGTTTGTCGACAAgtattatgtttaaatttaacaCATTATACTATAATACTTTcaggaattaaaattgttacatttaaataattattaatctAACTGTCAGTtgaagaaaatatcataatagactagagaaattgaaaacattgtCATACCTTTTTGTAAAGGTAAAATTTAGCCTCTTATCCTAGGTATTAATTTTAGTGTATGTGCCTTTATTTATAAGATTGTGGAATACCCGATCAAAAGGAAATAGATCTGAATACAACACGACGTGAGGACGCCATTGGTATACACAGGAGGATACACGCCTCATGTTTTGACGGATACTCCCAGTCTGGTTCAGGATGGCTGATCTGTCAGTCAAACGGAGAGTGGAAATACGACATTGTCTGTACAGGTGAATATGGGCGCGCTTGATTAAGATTCACGTGGTGTACACCGATATACACCGgtgtaaacattttgtattgtaaaTCAAGTCCACTTCAATGGTGTAGTGTACATGGTGTAGGGAAGTTAAGAATGAAAATGACGGAAAAGGGTGCAGTTTTAACAAAGAATCTGCTGTTGTGCAACAATTAATAGgttttttgtaatataaatgcaataaaataaatacacatttcaaatttaatggcTTTCATACAAACGACAACTTTTATGCGACGTCTAATCCGTTAcattacttaaaatcattttccaAGTTTCAATCATAACATTCGTCCGCCATATTGGTTTCAGTGCTACGCCCAACAACACATGCCCCTGATTCGGTGTAGAAAAGTGTATACCCGGTGAACACCTAAACGCTACACATTTGCACTTGATTTACAAAAGTGTACACGGTGTACACCTTTTGGTAAAATCAAGCGCGTCCATTTTCATTTCTTGTCCATCAGTTTTAAAACGTGAGATGCAAAATATTATCAGGATAACCAAGTTGCGTTAATGAAGACTAATAATCAATACTCCGGCTCTAGTATGTTATGGTATACTAAAACGACAGTGAGGCACCGGTTGTCCTGACAACGCATGTAGCAAACATCTACGTTCCAATTAAGAAAATTAGCAGTTTATTTGATCATTgtaatcatttaaatatttcatgcaaGATATTGATGAGTGCCAGAATGACCCTTGCCACAATGAAGCCAAGTGCACAAACACACCCGGCTCATACAACTGTACATGTGACACCGGATGGACCGGGATAGTTTGTGATGAAGGTAAAGAACTAGGAAATGTGTTACCCCTTACATTTTTAATGAGGAAAACATGATTGTTTTTAATGTCAagattgtaaacaaaatttagtACATTTAAATGATCCTTCTTGTTTGAGAAGACACTTAAGTAAATCTTTAGGGGGGAAATAAAACAGATTTTCTTGtgaaatttgtacatgtacatgtgtatctaCGGTTGATATCTATATTTATTATGTTGGGAAGGGggcttttttggcaaaatattaaGCTGAAGATACTCTTTtgcaaaattataaacatcaagAAAAATAACGAATTATGCAAagcaaaattataaacatcaagAAAAATAACGAATTATGCAAAGTACAAACAGCTTCTTAACAGACTAGTTCGAAATATGTATTAGAGCATTATTAGTATTGTTTAAATCTGGGTCATGTTTAAAATATCGGTATATTCAAACACATAGCTTAACATTATAATTTCTTcttatattatgattttgatGCGCTTTGTAAGACAATATTAATCATTCTCCTTTTTTAATACCATGTTTCCTTCAATGTCTGACTTATGAAACTGAAAGTTAACATGTTTTGAGTCATAaaatttcagatattaatgaatgTCTGGACAATCCATGTCACAACGGAGGAACATGCAGTAACAACGATGGATCTTTCACGTGTACATGCGCAGGTGGATTCACAGGGACACTCTGTAATGAAGGTTaattctctctttctttctctcccaTCCTTTTCTCTCTCAGAAATATTAATAGTTGttaaattgatatgcaatatacGAAACTTGCgactatgactgttgtgttgacttcaCACAATGAAATGCAAGTTATAGATGGGAgttaaataacataaaaaagGTGGATGGGACATAGTAGACTTTTAGCCAGTAAGCTTCTGGcatttgatattgtaacatgTGCACGGTATGGAAAGTAAACCCTTTGCAGGGATTTAGCTGGGGGACGTCTAAAAAGCTGAACAATCAAGAAAAATACGCGGATATTAAGACGGGTTGAAATCTCAGAGAAATCACTATGGTGAAAAATGCACTAAATCTGACCAATTATTTCCACAGAAAACAGTGATTGGCCTTACAAGGAGTGAAATAAAGGTATCTGTGCTGAATGGggatagaaaaaataattagctaccgtgtttttaaaaacatcccCGACTACAGTGAATTGTGTAataaaaactgtcccctgccacatTTACTTTGTTGCAAAATTGTAAATAGAGGTCAATTGCAGAAAATAAACAGTGCAAAAAATGTAGGTGGGGCCTTTAGACTATACAACGTTGATGACACAGTAGCTTAGTTTAAAGGAAATAGTATTCCTAccgtaaaaatatataaagtgtATTATCAGGTATGCATATTTTCATCAAGTTTTGGTGTTTTCATTGCAAACCTCAGTCTTGTTCATATGAAACTAGTTTACAATGTTCAGCATGTAACATACTGATGCTAAAAAGTGTTGAATACAAGTCATTTAGCTATCCTaagaaattgaatatttttgattaCGGCTCTATTTATCAAACTAAATTTAGCATTCAATGTAGTAAATAGTATGGTCTTATCATTATCATGAAAATCTTACTTTTGGATTATCGGTGACAGTTCTGCCGGACATTGCATTACGTAAACCTGCCAGTCAGTCAACAACACAATCTGACTATAACGCCTCGTATGCAGTGGATGGCAACAGAGGAACTGACGTTGGTGTAGACAAGTGTACAGTTACACGTGATGGCGACACCAATCCCTGGTGGAGGGTGGATCTACAGGCTGTGTACTCCATCACATCTGTCAGAATACTCAACAGAGGAATAGATAAATTATACGGAACAGGTAAGTGTAAAAAGTAACAACATTGCCTGTCTTGATTTTGCTTTTTATGTCCATAccttatatatgtataacatCACAACTGTCAGAATacttaacaaataaataaacagttaaacacAGCTAAGCGTATCTAAAACAACATTACAAAATCGGAAAACAGACAGTACATGTGTACTATGCATGTACAAagggcaggaattacaggcagtaggatagTAAGATAAAAGACAGTTCTGCTTCACAATATAGTGCGTACAGTTGACCCCAAAAGCAAGTCCCGAGTAATGAAAAAGCAAACCCGAGTGgacaaaagttttaaaaaagcaaacccaaagtaaacctcAAATGTAAACCCGGGGTTCAGATGGGGTTTACTcttcaaaaaattgtttaagttGCGAAACAacctcttatatatatatatatatatatatatatatatatatatatatatatatatatatatatatataacccagagaaattcacctttttggagctccacctccgccccggccagggcttgaactcacgaacCCTGGAACCGATTCTcttagcagtgagcggccaccgcacTAACCACTGGGGCATCTAGACAatacaaaaatcttgctttcgacgACGAAAGGTaactagcgcgctggtcgctcactacacggtcgtttgagatacaggtggaatgcagttaaacgacaatttgagaagATCGGGCCGATACACATTGAAAAAAAGCTATGAACTAATTGTATCTATCAAAAGAAATGTGTGCATACATGCAAAATGCACGTAGCATgaagagaaaacaaaatgtCTGACTGTACACAAGATGTCGTTTCAGATAAACTATCCGATGGGGTGTTCGGTAAGACTTGCATATAGAAACTTGTGCATGAGCACATAGAATTAATACCTGAATAGAAAAAATGAGTTGAATAACTTTATAACAGTTGATAACTGTCTAGACTTTAGGATTAAAAAGCCCTTTTTCACTAAGATTATTATATTACCCTGTAATGATGTACATGTTTGttacttttaaaatcattatcgcAAAAAGTAAAAGGCTTCAGGCCACGACCACCTCATTGTAAAAGCAAGCACACCATTCACAAAGCTTGcagctgtattttttaaacagaacCGTGGACAAAATAAAGCGTTCTGTTTATAAAGCAAACTGAACCAATCCGTGCAACTAGTGTTCTGGACATATCCTATATGACCATAAACTGACTTATTTTAGATGTGTCATACAAGCTGCGGGATGTTACCGTCACTGTTGGGCTGACAGAATCTGATGTCAACACTCCCTGTGGTTTCTTTGCTGGTCCCGGTACCGCGTCACAGCTGGTCGTCATCGACTGTCCGACGTCACCGCATGGAAGATTCGTAAAGGTCTCCAAGACAACTGAGACCCTCACTTTGTGTGAAGTTGACGTGTTTGGCGTCCCCGTCTAATTGTCAAATGATTTGGTGTCATAGATGAACAGTTACcgtataaaaatacatgcatttgtttgtttattccgGATATATTTATTGTGTatcctctttttttttcaattcagcTGGACAAGTCTTACTTATGCCttcagtcagttcaagcatacatgtatcttttacaacatatacCATTGCATACAATGTAACAGAGCACTGAAATCTTATACCACTGCTTTGGAATCCAATACCATAACATATAATCTCATGATTGTCAATCatcatatcatttttaaaagttttattattacAGATCAATGGTACACTTAAGGTTCTGATCATTTTAGTTCAAATGTTTTGAACTCTTCTGTACACTGCGGGTTTTTAATCAGATTTCATTGCACCCCATTGTATCATTAAgcctttcatttcaaatattcatAGCACAGCATACACATTTCATAgcatgttatttaaaaaaagtatagcATATCATTGAAATGAtaaccatagcatagcataattataaaagacatgcatgaaatgtttatttacatgtatttgttagagtctgtcccaagatatttcaGCAGCACATTTgggcgatttttttttataaaaatacacatacatgtgaaataagtgcaattgaaataattgaaagggataatttccaagataatttcattgacacattattatCTTTCACTTGGAAAAACACACAGGagcgaaaacagattccttacggagatttataataaggaatgtttacattttttctccattcggaatacatcgcgtAATTTTTCAACGTAATCATCAGGGCtcgctgcaatacaaaatccccgtagacatcacatttttggCATTGTATTggaacctgataagctaacaggggcgttttgacagAGAAATCTTGGAACCCTGAgtgtttataaatatcaagaaattaagcaaaatgtgaaccCAGGATATCTTTGGACAGAGTATAGTTATGTTGCGTGATGACTCTATCTTATTATCTCATTTATACCACATACACTGTATGTATTGAGTGTGAATTTATCATGTACCTTTATATGTATcaacatttacaaaattcatTCGAATCAATTcctgtttgtttttgttatgtgtTAGAAATGTTGTGTCAATAAAAACAACtgcggtttttttttcgttttcttttaaataggACAGTGGAGACGACATGGTTATCATTTACCCAGAAAAGAGATTCTTTATAACTTTTGGATCGTGTCTTTAGATTAAAATTCTATAATGACGCGTTTAAGCGGATGTAAATACGAATCCTGTTGAACAAATCTTCAGCCAAATGTATATCATTTCCAATGATACAGAatcgataatacaaatacgtgtaaattttcattgaaaatttgtcatatattctgttcatcaaaggaaatacgagagacaactctaactcagtgcatttgaTACGAAAAATCCCAAGAGTTCCAAATGTCAGCATgatgtgtaaattcgaagcagGTAAGCGTTGGTAAAAAAGTgtttaattctttattaatatgaattaaagttGAAGCTGAACGGCCTCAAAATGGTTCGTTATGAAAAATTTAACTGCTATTTTCAAtccagcttcattaattttctccaaaatcgtttcggagcgattctgctaTTTTTGCTACATAACCGGTATATCGCTGGCATTTTAATTgtgtgaaggcctgtcccgagacacagattattctaactaagcagagctTAGTGaaacaagtaatagctttccaaaaagcttgcctgactaaacaaaattattcaatggaagcatgcatgtatcaattaggctatcttattagaaatgaattttaattttcgctgctgatcataaatttataatcggaatgtgtaaatttaagacgaaatgtcCGCCTTTTCttcgatctagaacatgtacatatatatcacttgaaattcatttatttatttaattcattttttttaggaatgtacacatattatataagtgcatgtaagcttgaaatctggagagtaaatagtcggttttttttttaaattgtacatgtatttgttatatgaagatgcaaaatcaactgaaaggcattttaaaaaatttccaaccatatgaaatatgaaagggtatacaaacacgtattgtttttgaatgtgtgtgggcagcttcatcaaaatcatcttgacaagcaattaaaaaagggtgaaagaaaaaaaaccctaactCTAActtcaattaaattagaattccttatttgcagtGTCATTTGTCctacaaaagtggaggggggggggggggcaaatccatgatatttccatttatcataTAGAGCTAAGAAAAGTGCCAGCtgccaaaaaagtggggaggggaaAGCATCCCCCCTCACCCCAACCCCCGATGatacgtgcctgtgatgtaaacacatgaTGTGCTCTGGGGTATTCGCATGATCCCAACGGACTCATCAACTAATCGGTGCGCAAAAACTATGAACGAGACATTATGGCGCGAAATCCTGGGTTCACGCaacgaatgaactcatccattgggATAGGGTTAGATGAATTTTTCGACATTTcttttgtaacagctacatacatgtatattatactttggatctAATGTTTAAGAAGAAATCTAACGAATTAAGAAACACActtgattagtaattgttaaatgtagtaatgtacatttagtaaaaCACGCGAGTTATGGtcccttttcaagattaatgaaatcgcccaactgaacgaaaatcgggtcacaccctgcttcggcgatttagttcctccagtagacattccagctgtataaatatataccggtatttgttttaatccaaactgatgactctcttgtaataatgataatccaacaccaatcaTTACTTACATTGACTTGTACCGTAATAgaaaatatgttacaacttgttgcgatggCCCCCTCCCGCTTTTTTGCCGtaatgctgatctatttttaaatcaggattacacacgtgcactgcatggtgaacgtcccatttacttgaaaactct encodes:
- the LOC128172651 gene encoding neurogenic locus notch homolog protein 1-like → MLLFLIFRCPWFLIGVLVPCFGNLQPGFSRLQRGHRLDRKLIQSFPELSFLDCVIECLVKPRCKSVNYFKGANFCEINYENKTTAETRYMESAGWVYSEKEHWPKELAGACSNSTCGINQTCKHKKYSEDKFFECVLSDCGIPDQKEIDLNTTRREDAIGIHRRIHASCFDGYSQSGSGWLICQSNGEWKYDIVCTDIDECQNDPCHNEAKCTNTPGSYNCTCDTGWTGIVCDEDINECLDNPCHNGGTCSNNDGSFTCTCAGGFTGTLCNEDIDECQNDPCFNGAECTNTPGSFTCTCNARWTGIVCNEDVDECQKVPCLNGAECTNTPGSFTCTCNARWTGKVCNEDINECLNNQCRNGGTCSNNDGSFTCTCAGGFTGALCNEVFSNLAFHKPATQSSTFTWPEAGLNYSANLAVDGNNVTDFVVDLCTSTASGDTTPWWLVDLQAVYSIRSLRIFNRGMDEWGQDVSDRLRDVTVTVGLTESDVNTPCGFFAGPGTLSQLVVIDCPTLPQGRFVKISIITEYLTLCEVEVFGYSV